In Paraburkholderia phenazinium, the following are encoded in one genomic region:
- a CDS encoding aminoglycoside phosphotransferase family protein: MTLPPASHAPDTRLQLLTAWLHSHANRYALDLATLVPASSDASFRRYFRLDGKEAEDAAGTTLIAVDAPPPEKCREFVQIAQLLSAAGVNVPRVLEVDYEAGFMLVTDLGTTVYLNALNPDNARGLMRDALDALIRWQLASKPDVLPPFDEAFLRREMELLPEWFIGRHLGREMDDKTRGLLDRTFALLIASARAQPQVFMLRDFMPRNLMLMAEPNPANPGVLDFQDAVYGPITYDVASLLRDAFLSWDEEFELDCFVYYWERARKAGLPVDADFGEFYRQLEWMGLQRHIKVLGLFCRINYRDHKPHYMKDLPRFIGYARKVAGRYRPLAPFAKLLDELEGRAAEVGYTF, translated from the coding sequence ATGACGCTGCCCCCTGCTTCCCACGCCCCCGACACCCGCCTGCAACTGCTCACCGCCTGGCTGCACAGTCACGCGAACCGTTATGCGCTCGACCTTGCGACGCTGGTCCCCGCGTCCAGCGACGCCAGTTTCCGCCGTTATTTCCGGCTGGACGGTAAGGAAGCGGAAGACGCCGCCGGCACGACACTGATCGCCGTCGATGCGCCGCCGCCGGAAAAGTGCCGCGAATTTGTGCAGATCGCGCAGTTGTTGAGCGCGGCCGGAGTGAATGTGCCGCGCGTGCTGGAGGTCGACTACGAGGCCGGCTTCATGCTCGTCACCGACCTGGGCACCACGGTTTACCTCAACGCGCTGAACCCGGACAACGCGCGCGGCTTGATGCGCGACGCGCTCGATGCCCTGATCCGCTGGCAGCTCGCCTCAAAACCGGACGTGCTGCCGCCGTTCGACGAAGCCTTCCTGCGCCGGGAAATGGAGTTGCTGCCGGAGTGGTTCATCGGCCGCCATCTGGGCCGCGAGATGGACGACAAGACCCGCGGACTGCTCGACCGCACGTTTGCGCTGTTGATCGCCAGCGCGCGAGCGCAGCCGCAGGTCTTCATGCTGCGCGATTTCATGCCGCGCAACCTGATGCTGATGGCCGAGCCCAATCCCGCGAACCCGGGCGTGCTCGACTTCCAGGACGCGGTCTATGGACCGATTACGTACGACGTGGCCTCGCTGTTGCGCGACGCGTTCCTGAGCTGGGACGAAGAGTTCGAGCTCGACTGCTTCGTGTACTACTGGGAGCGCGCCAGAAAGGCCGGCCTGCCGGTCGACGCCGATTTCGGCGAGTTCTACCGGCAACTCGAATGGATGGGCCTGCAGCGGCACATCAAGGTGCTGGGCCTGTTCTGCCGGATCAACTACCGGGACCACAAGCCGCATTACATGAAAGACCTGCCGCGTTTCATCGGTTATGCGCGCAAGGTCGCCGGGCGTTACCGGCCGCTGGCGCCGTTCGCGAAGCTGCTCGACGAGCTGGAAGGCCGTGCCGCCGAAGTCGGCTATACGTTCTGA
- the pdxA gene encoding 4-hydroxythreonine-4-phosphate dehydrogenase PdxA encodes MTSAAQPSHAPLQIAITTGEPAGVGPELTVQALAGAAAHWPDAQFTVLGDAALLAARAQAVGVDWAALSGPGHNRVRVQHEPLGVPSQAGKLDAANGRYVLNLLDSAIDGALAGQFDGIVTAPLQKSTINDAGVPFTGHTEYLAERTHTPHVVMMLAGTGQRPLRVALATTHLPLKDVAAALTIGSIVETLRIIDHDLRHHFGLPAPRILVTGLNPHAGENGYLGHEEIDVIAPALQQANGAGIDARGPYPADTLFQPRYLTEADCVLAMFHDQGLPVLKYATFGEGINVTLGLPIIRTSVDHGTALDLAGTGRADAGSLIAAIDTAVSMARHRRAA; translated from the coding sequence ATGACGAGCGCTGCCCAACCGTCCCACGCCCCGCTGCAGATCGCGATCACGACCGGCGAGCCCGCCGGCGTCGGTCCCGAGCTGACCGTGCAGGCGCTGGCGGGGGCGGCGGCCCACTGGCCCGATGCGCAGTTCACCGTGCTGGGCGATGCGGCCTTGCTCGCCGCGCGCGCCCAGGCGGTCGGCGTGGACTGGGCGGCCTTGTCGGGGCCGGGCCACAACCGGGTGCGCGTGCAGCATGAGCCGCTCGGCGTGCCCTCGCAAGCGGGCAAGCTCGACGCGGCCAACGGCCGTTACGTGCTGAATCTGCTGGATAGCGCCATCGACGGCGCGCTGGCCGGCCAGTTCGACGGCATCGTCACCGCACCGCTGCAAAAGAGCACCATCAACGATGCCGGCGTGCCGTTCACCGGCCACACCGAGTATCTCGCCGAGCGCACCCACACGCCGCATGTGGTGATGATGCTGGCCGGCACCGGCCAACGGCCGCTGCGGGTCGCGCTGGCCACCACGCACCTGCCTTTGAAGGATGTGGCGGCGGCGCTGACGATCGGGAGCATCGTCGAGACGCTGCGCATCATCGACCACGACCTGCGCCACCATTTCGGCTTGCCGGCGCCGCGTATTCTCGTGACCGGCCTGAACCCGCATGCGGGCGAAAACGGTTATCTGGGGCACGAGGAAATCGATGTGATCGCGCCCGCCTTGCAGCAGGCGAACGGCGCGGGCATCGACGCGCGCGGCCCTTATCCGGCCGATACGCTGTTCCAGCCGCGTTATCTGACCGAAGCCGACTGCGTGCTCGCGATGTTCCACGATCAGGGCCTGCCGGTCCTGAAATACGCGACCTTCGGCGAAGGCATCAACGTCACGCTCGGGCTGCCGATCATCCGCACTTCCGTCGATCACGGCACGGCGCTCGACCTCGCCGGCACCGGCCGCGCGGATGCGGGCAGCCTGATTGCCGCGATCGACACCGCCGTCTCGATGGCGCGCCACCGTCGCGCCGCCTGA
- a CDS encoding LPS-assembly protein LptD, with amino-acid sequence MPPRQLSHTTPSRGGVPRRRRLVAALIAVPGLMPALAHAQLSGDAAQAQPVDAPWGMRLAPQLQEHPLQADQRPATFVLGDKTDGTTDQDLAAKGSAEVRRPTFTIKADALHYDQDTDMADAYGKVSVINNGATFQGPEAHMQVDSSEGFMTSPKYRFNVTGGSGSAARVDMLDNERSVFTQGTYTACQCESNPAWYIRGTEFDFDTGADEGVAHNGVLFFEGVPIFGSPWLSFPLSGERRSGFLPPTFSLGSTNGFEINLPYYFNIAPNRDLLLTPNYISKRGLELNETFRYLSPDYSGSISGTFLPDDQLTKTNRWALFLQHNQNFGNGFGGYVYYNKVSDATFPEDLGSVSSQILNGTQLLYQQEAGLTYNNGPWSVLAREQNWQTLYPSTAPYGREPELNVKYTQYNVGGFDFGATGDFSRFRITTADATEGDRLTFDPYVSYSVVGPGYFVTPKVQWHFASYNLSNIGTGSPAGQPKDFTESVPTFSFDTGLIFERSVRLFGQDYIQTLEPRLYYVYTPYHNQTFAPLFDTADADFGLAEIFTPNTFVGDDRVADANRLTAAITTRFINPATGDERARFVLAQQYYFQDQRVTLLPTQTPAQATHSDLIAGASLKLGAGFASETAVQYNADNNRLTQSSIGFGFSPASGKVINLAYIYTRADTTLDNTPVNQITISAQWPLTHHVYSVARLNYDLQGHAIIDSLIGLQYDADCWVLGVGVQRYADGVNNVGLPTQGTRLLAQITFKGLSSVDNGLIQAFRSGVPGYTPLPPPAAPEARFTNYD; translated from the coding sequence ATGCCGCCAAGACAGCTTTCCCATACAACCCCCTCTCGTGGCGGCGTGCCCCGCAGAAGGCGGCTCGTCGCGGCGTTGATTGCCGTGCCGGGCCTGATGCCCGCGCTTGCGCACGCCCAGTTGTCGGGCGACGCCGCGCAGGCGCAGCCCGTCGACGCGCCTTGGGGCATGCGGCTTGCCCCGCAGCTCCAGGAACACCCGTTGCAGGCGGACCAGAGGCCGGCCACCTTCGTGCTTGGCGACAAGACGGACGGCACCACGGATCAGGACCTGGCCGCCAAGGGTTCCGCCGAAGTGCGCCGTCCCACCTTCACGATCAAGGCGGACGCGCTGCACTACGATCAGGATACCGACATGGCCGACGCCTACGGCAAGGTATCCGTGATCAACAACGGCGCCACCTTCCAGGGGCCGGAAGCGCACATGCAGGTGGATTCGAGCGAGGGCTTCATGACCTCGCCGAAGTATCGCTTCAACGTGACGGGTGGCTCGGGTAGCGCGGCGCGGGTCGACATGCTCGACAACGAGCGCTCGGTCTTCACGCAGGGTACCTATACGGCGTGCCAGTGCGAGAGCAATCCGGCGTGGTACATCCGCGGCACCGAATTCGACTTCGACACCGGCGCCGACGAAGGCGTCGCGCACAACGGCGTGCTGTTCTTCGAGGGCGTGCCGATCTTCGGTTCGCCGTGGCTGTCGTTCCCGCTTTCGGGCGAGCGGCGCAGCGGCTTCCTGCCGCCCACGTTCTCGCTCGGCTCGACCAACGGCTTCGAGATCAACCTGCCGTACTACTTCAACATCGCGCCGAACCGCGACCTGTTGTTGACGCCGAATTACATCTCGAAGCGTGGTCTGGAGCTGAACGAGACGTTCCGCTATCTGTCGCCGGATTACTCCGGCTCGATCAGCGGTACGTTCCTGCCGGACGACCAGCTCACAAAGACGAACCGTTGGGCGCTGTTCCTTCAGCACAACCAGAACTTCGGTAACGGCTTCGGCGGCTACGTTTATTACAACAAGGTCTCGGACGCCACCTTTCCGGAAGATCTTGGCTCGGTTTCCAGCCAGATCCTCAACGGCACGCAGCTGCTGTACCAGCAGGAAGCGGGGCTGACGTACAACAACGGTCCGTGGTCGGTGCTGGCGCGCGAGCAGAACTGGCAGACGCTCTACCCGTCGACGGCGCCTTACGGGCGTGAACCTGAACTGAACGTCAAGTACACCCAGTACAACGTGGGTGGCTTCGACTTCGGCGCGACAGGCGACTTCTCGCGGTTCCGCATTACCACCGCGGATGCGACCGAAGGCGACCGGCTCACCTTCGACCCGTACGTGTCGTATTCGGTGGTCGGCCCCGGTTATTTCGTCACGCCGAAGGTGCAGTGGCACTTCGCGTCGTACAACCTGAGCAATATCGGCACGGGTTCGCCGGCCGGGCAACCGAAGGACTTCACGGAGTCGGTCCCGACCTTCTCGTTCGATACCGGGCTGATCTTCGAGCGTTCGGTGCGCCTGTTCGGCCAGGATTACATCCAGACCCTCGAGCCGCGCCTGTACTACGTGTACACGCCGTATCACAACCAGACGTTTGCGCCGCTGTTCGACACGGCGGACGCGGACTTCGGGCTCGCGGAAATCTTCACGCCGAATACGTTCGTCGGCGACGACCGGGTGGCCGACGCCAACCGGCTGACCGCGGCGATCACCACGCGCTTCATCAACCCGGCTACCGGGGACGAGCGTGCGCGCTTCGTGCTGGCGCAGCAGTATTACTTCCAGGATCAACGGGTCACGCTGCTGCCCACCCAGACGCCTGCGCAGGCCACCCATTCGGACCTGATCGCCGGGGCGTCGCTGAAGCTCGGGGCCGGTTTCGCGTCGGAAACCGCGGTCCAATATAATGCGGACAACAACCGGCTTACCCAGAGCAGTATCGGCTTCGGTTTCAGCCCCGCATCGGGCAAGGTGATCAACCTCGCCTATATCTATACGCGTGCCGATACGACGCTGGACAATACGCCGGTCAACCAGATCACGATTTCGGCGCAGTGGCCGCTCACGCACCACGTGTATAGTGTGGCGCGCCTGAACTACGATCTGCAGGGGCACGCAATCATCGACAGCCTGATCGGCCTGCAATACGACGCCGACTGCTGGGTGCTGGGCGTGGGCGTGCAGCGTTACGCAGACGGGGTGAACAACGTCGGACTGCCGACCCAGGGCACGCGTTTGCTCGCGCAAATCACGTTCAAGGGCTTGTCGAGTGTCGACAACGGCTTGATCCAGGCGTTCCGCTCCGGCGTGCCGGGGTATACGCCGCTGCCGCCGCCTGCGGCGCCGGAGGCGCGGTTTACCAATTACGACTGA
- a CDS encoding peptidylprolyl isomerase: protein MGIMKKLRLASLAAGLAAAASFLSVAPAQAQDLPNAAARQTQAAASNGQTVDTIAAVVNDGVITQRELDERVGLISRRLQQQNAPIPPSDQLRQQVLNQMVLERIQLQRAKEDNITVDDAAVQKTLERLAAANNLPLDVYRSKIEAQGVPWSTFERDARTELILSRLREKEVDSKVTVSDAEVANYIASQRGPNVGLTSDLHLEHILVKVPANATESDIVAAEQKAQGILKQATSGDTKFEKLAKSDSQAADASKGGDMGFQSTSQLAPELVKAAATLRPGEVNPDLIRTADGFEIMRLVERRAGQGAASSDSTHLTQTHVRHILLRVGDNMSEPAARQKLLEIKREISEGGDFAKFARTYSQDGSASQGGDLGWISPGETVPEFERAMNSLQDGQISEPVRSEYGYHLIQVLGRREAEGSVAQQMDLARQAIGQRKAEQAYADWLRELRDTAYIDVKVGKPSLQ, encoded by the coding sequence GTGGGAATCATGAAAAAGCTTCGCTTGGCATCGCTCGCGGCCGGTCTCGCCGCTGCGGCCTCTTTCCTGTCGGTCGCGCCAGCACAGGCGCAAGATCTTCCCAACGCGGCTGCGCGGCAGACCCAGGCGGCCGCCAGCAATGGCCAGACGGTCGACACGATCGCCGCGGTGGTCAATGACGGCGTGATCACGCAGCGCGAGCTCGACGAACGCGTCGGCCTGATCTCTCGCCGTCTGCAGCAGCAAAACGCACCGATTCCGCCCAGCGACCAGCTGCGCCAGCAGGTGCTGAACCAGATGGTGCTGGAACGCATTCAGTTGCAACGGGCCAAGGAAGACAACATCACCGTCGACGACGCCGCGGTGCAGAAGACGCTCGAACGGCTCGCGGCGGCCAACAACCTGCCGCTCGACGTGTACCGTTCGAAGATCGAGGCTCAGGGCGTGCCCTGGTCCACGTTCGAGCGCGACGCCCGCACGGAACTGATCCTGTCGCGTCTGCGCGAGAAGGAAGTGGACAGCAAGGTGACGGTGTCGGACGCTGAAGTGGCGAACTACATTGCCAGCCAGCGTGGACCGAATGTCGGTCTGACGAGCGACCTGCACCTCGAGCATATTCTCGTGAAGGTGCCGGCCAATGCCACGGAGAGCGACATCGTCGCGGCCGAGCAGAAGGCTCAGGGCATCCTCAAGCAGGCGACGAGCGGCGACACGAAGTTCGAGAAGCTCGCCAAGTCGGATTCGCAGGCGGCCGACGCTTCGAAGGGCGGCGACATGGGCTTCCAGTCCACCTCGCAACTGGCGCCTGAGCTGGTCAAGGCAGCGGCGACGCTGCGTCCGGGCGAAGTGAACCCGGATCTGATCCGCACCGCGGACGGCTTCGAAATCATGCGTCTCGTCGAGCGTCGCGCCGGTCAAGGTGCGGCGAGCAGCGATTCGACCCACCTCACGCAAACCCACGTGCGCCACATCCTGCTGCGCGTCGGCGACAACATGTCGGAACCGGCGGCGCGTCAGAAGCTGCTTGAAATCAAGCGCGAAATCTCCGAAGGCGGCGACTTCGCCAAGTTTGCCCGCACCTATTCGCAGGACGGTTCGGCATCGCAAGGTGGCGACCTCGGCTGGATCAGCCCGGGCGAGACCGTGCCGGAATTCGAGCGTGCCATGAACAGCCTGCAGGACGGCCAGATCAGCGAGCCGGTGCGCAGCGAATACGGCTACCACCTGATCCAGGTGCTGGGCCGCCGCGAAGCGGAAGGCTCGGTGGCGCAGCAGATGGATCTGGCGCGCCAGGCCATCGGCCAACGCAAGGCGGAGCAGGCCTACGCAGACTGGCTGCGTGAGTTGCGCGATACGGCTTATATCGACGTCAAGGTCGGCAAGCCGAGCCTGCAATAA
- a CDS encoding DMT family transporter gives MSTTAALPARRAPDGFAILTMIALCAIWGLQQVAIKSTNTFLPPVFQAGLRSAIAAVLVWGWARARSTPLFRDDGTLGAGLLAGMLFASEFVCIFLGLTLTSASRMAVFLYTAPCFTALGLHWFVDGERMRRIQWAGIIVAFAGMTLAFADGFARARGDIHGSMLAGLTGDALGVLGGVAWAATTVVVRATRLAHSSASKTLFYQLAVSAVVLLALAAGLGQVKVAVLTPIALVSLAYQAVVVAFVSYLIWFWLLTRYIASRLSVFSFLTPLFGVTFGVLLLGESFSLRFLLAALLVLVGIALVNAPAQRRSA, from the coding sequence ATGAGCACCACCGCCGCCCTGCCCGCGCGCCGCGCCCCCGACGGCTTCGCCATCCTGACGATGATCGCGCTATGCGCCATCTGGGGCCTCCAGCAGGTCGCCATCAAAAGCACCAATACCTTTCTGCCGCCGGTGTTCCAGGCCGGACTGCGCTCGGCTATTGCCGCGGTGTTGGTGTGGGGCTGGGCGCGCGCCCGCAGCACACCGCTGTTTCGCGACGACGGCACGCTCGGCGCCGGACTGCTCGCGGGCATGCTGTTCGCCAGTGAGTTCGTGTGCATTTTTCTGGGCCTGACGCTGACCAGTGCATCGCGCATGGCGGTGTTTCTCTACACCGCGCCGTGCTTCACGGCCCTGGGGCTGCACTGGTTCGTCGACGGCGAGCGGATGCGGCGCATCCAGTGGGCCGGCATCATCGTCGCCTTCGCGGGCATGACGCTCGCCTTCGCCGACGGCTTCGCGCGAGCGCGCGGCGATATCCACGGCTCGATGCTCGCCGGCCTGACGGGTGACGCGCTGGGCGTGCTAGGAGGGGTCGCGTGGGCTGCGACGACGGTCGTGGTACGTGCCACCCGCCTCGCCCACTCGAGCGCCAGCAAGACGCTGTTTTACCAGTTGGCGGTGTCGGCGGTGGTGTTGCTCGCGCTTGCGGCGGGGCTGGGTCAGGTCAAGGTAGCAGTGCTGACGCCGATCGCGCTGGTGAGCCTCGCCTACCAGGCGGTGGTCGTCGCGTTCGTCAGCTATCTGATCTGGTTCTGGCTGCTGACGCGCTACATTGCGTCGCGCCTGTCGGTGTTCTCGTTTTTGACGCCGCTGTTCGGCGTCACGTTCGGGGTGTTGCTGCTCGGCGAATCGTTCAGCCTGCGGTTCCTGCTCGCCGCGCTGCTGGTGCTCGTCGGCATTGCGCTCGTCAACGCTCCGGCGCAACGGCGGTCGGCATAA
- a CDS encoding autotransporter outer membrane beta-barrel domain-containing protein, translating into MRRASSPWVPRRLFEAIPSAVGLLILLRAQPALAGCDNDTPATGQTVTCSSTIPPNPSSTPIAATTGSTNVSVNVLLGATLTINGNNGILVYDRSTVTNLGTLTVTGDNVNGISAQGSGAGLDVLTNRGSIVTSGNASVGMFNSAPAVTMLNDTGGTIQTSGTTAHAMADLSTTGSGALTNNGRLSTTGAGSAGMATFANNDTLVNNGTITTTGAAAPGVLAQGSVGNNVLTNNGTINVSGASSDGIVSNDASPGVITNTGSVTSSGGLGAYIAGKVTLNNAAGARIVSQQSNGVDANGGGIFNNAGTISAQLVTLSFAGGSPTINNSGTLQSLTTEAIAMNGPYDVVINNTGTIEGGNGRAIYTDTGNDTLNWSAGTITGFVRLGTGHDTATLTGLTDTNLAGVPLFAGGNVSSVLNFNGTQASGLSRFTNWSTINATNGSQLTLDDNGLTLGNSGTLTGTLTLDSTSTLFAGGLGDPAITPAVSGQLVTVSNAGTIDLTNGGTSTTDALVVNGNYVGLNGKLLLQSVLNGDGSASDKLVIVQGTGSGKTTLGITNVGGTGAATLTNGIMVVQATDGATTTPGAFTLPKPLVAGAYTYYLFKGGVSAGTADNWYLRSSLAAAPTPTPTPTPTPTPTPGPLAAGGTPSLPAAPPAGSAPVPLYRMEVPVYAEVPELARALGIEQIGTFHDREGAQSLLNETGALPASWTRVWGEHATLSNGGAVGPEFSGTLGGVEIGQDLYADATPGGQRNHYGFILGFARAQGDVSGFALGFPNLAAGHLSIDAYSAGGYWTHVGPGGWYTDTVLMGSSLTISPMSYENIGASTHGSAETASFEAGLPIPLPANLRIEPQAQLIWQHTSINDLDDGISSVSFHAANGVTGRLGLRLEGQFEGAGTVWEPYLRANLWRYFNGTDEVSFAGTTTLPTTVPATAAEFGLGIAARLSVHGSVYASAGYTTNVNGAHRSVAEGNAGVRWSW; encoded by the coding sequence ATGCGCCGAGCAAGCTCGCCATGGGTACCGAGACGCCTCTTCGAAGCCATTCCTTCCGCAGTGGGTCTCCTGATCCTGCTGCGCGCGCAGCCAGCCTTAGCGGGCTGCGACAACGACACGCCCGCTACCGGTCAGACCGTCACGTGCAGCAGCACGATCCCACCCAATCCCTCCAGCACGCCAATCGCAGCGACAACAGGCAGTACTAACGTTTCAGTAAACGTACTACTCGGAGCCACGCTCACCATTAATGGAAACAATGGCATCCTCGTGTACGACCGCAGCACAGTCACCAACCTCGGGACGCTAACCGTCACCGGCGACAACGTGAACGGCATCTCGGCCCAGGGCAGCGGTGCCGGTCTTGACGTTCTGACCAACCGCGGCTCGATCGTGACGAGCGGCAACGCGTCGGTAGGGATGTTCAACAGCGCCCCGGCGGTCACGATGCTCAACGACACGGGCGGCACCATTCAGACGAGCGGCACGACGGCCCATGCGATGGCCGATCTGTCGACCACCGGCAGCGGCGCCTTGACGAACAACGGCCGGCTCTCGACGACGGGTGCAGGATCGGCCGGCATGGCGACGTTCGCCAACAACGATACGCTCGTCAACAACGGCACGATCACCACCACGGGCGCCGCAGCTCCTGGTGTGCTGGCGCAGGGCAGCGTGGGCAATAACGTGCTGACGAACAACGGCACGATCAATGTGTCGGGTGCCAGTTCGGACGGCATCGTGTCGAATGACGCGTCGCCGGGCGTCATCACGAACACCGGCTCGGTCACATCGAGCGGTGGCCTCGGCGCCTACATCGCAGGCAAGGTGACCCTCAACAACGCGGCAGGCGCACGCATCGTGAGTCAGCAGTCCAACGGCGTCGATGCGAACGGCGGCGGCATCTTCAACAACGCCGGCACGATCTCCGCGCAACTGGTCACGCTTTCGTTCGCCGGCGGAAGCCCGACCATCAACAATAGCGGCACGCTCCAGTCGCTCACCACCGAGGCCATTGCCATGAACGGCCCGTACGACGTGGTGATCAACAACACCGGCACCATCGAGGGCGGCAATGGCCGCGCCATCTACACCGACACCGGCAACGACACGCTCAACTGGAGCGCCGGCACGATCACGGGCTTCGTGCGACTCGGCACGGGCCACGACACCGCAACGCTGACCGGCCTCACCGACACCAACCTCGCCGGCGTGCCACTCTTCGCAGGCGGCAACGTCTCCAGCGTCCTCAACTTCAACGGCACCCAGGCGAGCGGATTGAGCCGCTTCACGAACTGGTCGACCATCAACGCGACCAACGGCAGCCAGCTCACGCTCGACGACAACGGTCTGACGCTCGGCAATAGCGGCACCCTGACGGGCACGCTGACGCTCGATTCAACCAGCACCCTGTTCGCCGGCGGTCTGGGCGACCCCGCGATCACCCCGGCGGTGAGCGGCCAGCTTGTCACCGTCAGCAACGCGGGCACGATCGACCTCACCAACGGCGGCACCAGCACGACCGATGCGCTGGTGGTGAACGGCAACTACGTGGGGCTCAACGGCAAGCTGCTACTGCAAAGCGTGCTGAACGGCGACGGCTCGGCAAGCGACAAACTGGTGATCGTACAAGGCACCGGCTCGGGAAAGACAACGCTCGGGATTACTAACGTTGGCGGGACGGGCGCGGCGACGCTCACGAACGGCATCATGGTCGTGCAGGCCACCGACGGCGCGACGACGACCCCAGGTGCGTTCACGCTGCCGAAGCCGCTGGTTGCAGGCGCCTACACGTACTACCTGTTCAAAGGCGGAGTAAGCGCCGGGACGGCCGACAACTGGTATTTACGTTCGAGCCTCGCGGCAGCGCCTACGCCTACGCCAACGCCGACTCCAACACCCACGCCAACGCCCGGCCCGCTCGCCGCCGGCGGCACCCCGTCCCTGCCCGCCGCGCCGCCGGCCGGCTCGGCACCCGTGCCGCTCTACCGGATGGAAGTGCCGGTCTACGCGGAAGTCCCTGAGCTCGCCCGGGCTCTCGGTATCGAGCAGATCGGCACGTTCCACGACCGTGAGGGCGCGCAGTCCCTCTTGAACGAGACCGGCGCGCTACCGGCCTCGTGGACACGCGTCTGGGGCGAGCATGCCACGCTGAGCAACGGCGGCGCCGTCGGTCCGGAGTTCAGCGGCACGCTCGGGGGGGTGGAGATCGGCCAGGATCTCTACGCCGATGCGACGCCGGGCGGTCAGCGCAACCACTACGGCTTCATCCTCGGCTTTGCCCGCGCGCAGGGCGATGTGAGCGGCTTCGCGCTCGGCTTTCCGAACCTCGCGGCGGGACACCTGTCGATCGACGCCTACAGCGCCGGCGGCTACTGGACCCACGTCGGCCCCGGCGGCTGGTACACCGACACCGTCCTGATGGGCAGTTCGCTCACCATCAGCCCGATGTCCTACGAGAATATCGGCGCCTCGACGCATGGCTCCGCCGAAACCGCCTCCTTCGAAGCCGGACTGCCGATCCCCCTGCCGGCCAATCTGCGCATCGAGCCGCAAGCGCAACTGATCTGGCAGCACACCTCAATCAACGATCTCGACGACGGCATTTCGAGCGTGTCGTTTCACGCCGCGAACGGTGTAACCGGCCGCCTCGGACTGCGGCTCGAAGGACAGTTCGAAGGCGCGGGCACGGTCTGGGAGCCCTATCTGCGCGCCAATCTGTGGCGCTACTTCAACGGCACCGACGAGGTGAGCTTCGCCGGCACCACCACCCTGCCGACCACGGTCCCCGCGACGGCAGCCGAGTTCGGCCTCGGCATCGCGGCGCGTTTGAGCGTGCACGGCAGCGTGTACGCGTCTGCCGGCTATACGACCAACGTGAACGGTGCGCATCGCAGCGTCGCCGAGGGGAACGCCGGGGTACGCTGGAGCTGGTGA
- the rsmA gene encoding 16S rRNA (adenine(1518)-N(6)/adenine(1519)-N(6))-dimethyltransferase RsmA — protein sequence MSTSRQHQGHFARKRFGQNFLVDMGVIDSIVNVIRPQRGERMVEIGPGLGALTEPLIERLATPESPLHAVELDRDLIVRLKKKFGDLLELHSGDALDFDFASLAASDASSASEGKPTLRIVGNLPYNISSPLLFHLTAFAHCVIDQHFMLQNEVVERMVAEPGSKAFSRLSVMLQYRYVIDKQLDVPPEAFQPPPKVDSAIVRMIPFAPHELPEVDERVLGEVVTAAFSQRRKMLRNTLAAFRDRVDFEALGFDLQRRAEDVPVAEYVKVAQIVAGAAPRGARPEAAQD from the coding sequence ATGTCCACCAGCAGACAGCACCAGGGCCATTTCGCGCGCAAGCGTTTCGGACAGAATTTTCTGGTCGATATGGGCGTGATCGATTCGATCGTCAACGTGATTCGTCCGCAGCGCGGCGAACGCATGGTCGAGATCGGGCCGGGTCTCGGCGCGCTCACCGAGCCGCTGATCGAGCGCCTCGCTACGCCTGAGTCGCCGCTGCATGCGGTCGAGCTGGATCGCGATCTGATCGTGCGTCTGAAGAAGAAATTCGGCGACCTGCTGGAGCTGCATTCGGGCGACGCGCTCGACTTCGATTTCGCCTCGCTGGCTGCATCCGATGCATCGAGCGCCTCCGAAGGCAAGCCCACGCTGCGGATTGTCGGCAATCTGCCGTACAACATTTCGAGCCCGCTGCTGTTCCATCTCACTGCGTTCGCCCACTGCGTGATCGACCAGCACTTCATGCTGCAGAACGAGGTGGTGGAGCGGATGGTGGCGGAGCCCGGCAGCAAGGCATTCAGCCGGTTATCGGTGATGCTGCAGTACCGCTACGTCATCGACAAGCAGCTGGACGTCCCACCCGAGGCCTTTCAGCCGCCGCCCAAGGTCGATTCGGCGATCGTGCGGATGATTCCGTTTGCGCCGCACGAACTGCCCGAGGTCGACGAACGTGTGCTCGGCGAGGTCGTGACCGCGGCGTTCTCGCAGCGGCGCAAGATGTTGCGCAATACGCTGGCGGCGTTTCGCGACCGGGTGGATTTCGAGGCGCTGGGCTTCGACCTGCAACGCCGCGCCGAGGATGTGCCGGTGGCCGAATACGTGAAGGTCGCGCAGATCGTGGCCGGCGCGGCGCCGCGCGGCGCCAGGCCCGAAGCCGCACAGGACTGA